The Methanobrevibacter olleyae genomic interval TTATATAAATTTCATTATTCTATAAACATATCATAATATCATGATATGAAAACATTTAAATATATTAAGATATCATAATATAATTATGTGAAGGTGTTTATTATGCAAGAAGAAAACTCAAATAATAATCTTAATGATGATGTATGTGAGGTATTTCATCCTCATGAAGATTCCATAGAGAGAGCTAAAAAGCATACTTTAGCTGAAGAAGAATACGCTGATTTATCAGAGTTCTTTAAGATATTTGGTAATCCTACAAGGCTTAAAATAATTTCTTTATTAAGTTTTGAAGATTTATGTGTTTGTGATATTTGTGAATCATTAGGTTTAAATCAAACTGCAGTCTCTAATCAATTAAGAATATTACGTGTACATAATATTGTTAAATATGAAAAAGAAGGGAAATTAGCAAGATATTCATTAACTGACCTTCATGTAGA includes:
- a CDS encoding ArsR/SmtB family transcription factor, with translation MQEENSNNNLNDDVCEVFHPHEDSIERAKKHTLAEEEYADLSEFFKIFGNPTRLKIISLLSFEDLCVCDICESLGLNQTAVSNQLRILRVHNIVKYEKEGKLARYSLTDLHVEMIYKMGLEHINE